A window of Mangifera indica cultivar Alphonso chromosome 11, CATAS_Mindica_2.1, whole genome shotgun sequence contains these coding sequences:
- the LOC123228792 gene encoding uncharacterized protein LOC123228792: protein MTFSSFRWSNQRINRKRALEVYELNGISMVNAKLKVLSKRLESMDVKVVFTSICDICKGGHNRYECQIGGQFSQESSSERLELGELKPTIVTLQLVDQSIKYPTGIKENIPIKVEKFYVPMDFFVLEMGEDVQVLPILGSPFLATNGAIIDVKNRKLTFDSGDKKVEFDIFQTSK, encoded by the exons ATGACATTTAGTAGTTTTCGATGGTCTAATCAGAGAATTAATCGTAAGAGAGCTTTAGAAGTATATGAGCTGAATGGAATTTCTATGGTAAACGCTAAATTGAAAGTGTTGTCTAAGAGACTAGAAAGCATGGATGTGAAAGTTGTATTCACATCTATTTGTGATATATGTAAAGGAGGCCACAATAGATATGAGTGCCAAATAGGCGGTCAATTTTCACAAGAATCTTCAAGTGA GAGACTTGAGCTTGGAGAGTTGAAACCTACAATAGTCACCTTGCAATTAGTAGATCAATCCATAAAGTATCCTACGGGGATTAAGGAGAATATTCCAATAAAAGTTGAAAAGTTTTATGTACCTatggatttttttgttttggagaTGGGAGAAGATGTTCAAGTTCTTCCTATTCTAGGAAGCCCATTCCTAGCAACGAATGGTGCTATAATTgatgttaaaaatagaaaactgACATTTGATAGTGGTgataaaaaagttgaatttgatattttcCAAACATCTAAGTAG
- the LOC123228915 gene encoding single-stranded DNA-binding protein WHY2, mitochondrial isoform X1: MMNLSRSMLRSRNLASDKWFAVKADDVRDAIWSQSYSSLAGLSTARHNFDAKGRVYAPYAIYKGKAAFSVDPILPTFSKLDQSGDLRVQRKGVILLTFWPASGERKYDWAKRQCFGLSPTEVGSLISMGPKDSSEFFHDPSMLSSNAGQVRKTLSVKAHADGSGYFVSLNVVNNLLKTTERFTVPVTTAEFTVMKTACSFALPHLMGWDRLTNQLPVASNRSSSKVNTESLELEWDR; this comes from the exons ATGATGAATCTTTCTCGCTCTATGCTTCGCTCCAG GAATCTGGCTTCTGATAAATGGTTTGCTGTGAAAGCTGATGATGTAAGAGATGCTATATGGTCACAGTCTTATTCATCCCTAGCTGGCTTGTCAACTGCAAGACATAATTTTGATGCTAAAG GTCGTGTATATGCTCCTTATGCTATTTACAAGGGCAAGGCTGCATTTTCTGTTGATCCTATTCTTCCAACTTTTTCTAAATTGGAT CAGTCCGGGGATTTAAGAGTTCAGCGCAAAGGTGTCATTCTCTTGACTTTTTGGCCTGCTAGTGGTGAGCGCAAGTATGACTGGGCAAAGAGGCag TGTTTTGGTTTGTCACCGACAGAAGTTGGGTCTTTGATTAGCATGGGTCCCAAAGATTCTTCTGAGTTCTTCCATGATCCTTCAATGTTATCGAG CAATGCTGGTCAAGTGAGGAAGACCTTATCAGTTAAGGCACATGCAGATGGCAGTGGCTATTTTGTTTCTCTGA ATGTCGTCAATAACCTTTTGAAAACTACTGAACGCTTCACTGTTCCTGTGACAACTGCCGAATTCACTGTGATGAAGACTGCTTGCAGT TTTGCATTGCCCCATCTCATGGGCTGGGATCGGTTAACTAATCAGCTGCCGGTGGCTAGCAACAGGAGTTCATCAAAGGTGAACACAGAATCACTTGAATTAGAATGGGATCGGTGA
- the LOC123228915 gene encoding single-stranded DNA-binding protein WHY2, mitochondrial isoform X2: MMNLSRSMLRSRNLASDKWFAVKADDVRDAIWSQSYSSLAGLSTARHNFDAKGRVYAPYAIYKGKAAFSVDPILPTFSKLDSGDLRVQRKGVILLTFWPASGERKYDWAKRQCFGLSPTEVGSLISMGPKDSSEFFHDPSMLSSNAGQVRKTLSVKAHADGSGYFVSLNVVNNLLKTTERFTVPVTTAEFTVMKTACSFALPHLMGWDRLTNQLPVASNRSSSKVNTESLELEWDR, translated from the exons ATGATGAATCTTTCTCGCTCTATGCTTCGCTCCAG GAATCTGGCTTCTGATAAATGGTTTGCTGTGAAAGCTGATGATGTAAGAGATGCTATATGGTCACAGTCTTATTCATCCCTAGCTGGCTTGTCAACTGCAAGACATAATTTTGATGCTAAAG GTCGTGTATATGCTCCTTATGCTATTTACAAGGGCAAGGCTGCATTTTCTGTTGATCCTATTCTTCCAACTTTTTCTAAATTGGAT TCCGGGGATTTAAGAGTTCAGCGCAAAGGTGTCATTCTCTTGACTTTTTGGCCTGCTAGTGGTGAGCGCAAGTATGACTGGGCAAAGAGGCag TGTTTTGGTTTGTCACCGACAGAAGTTGGGTCTTTGATTAGCATGGGTCCCAAAGATTCTTCTGAGTTCTTCCATGATCCTTCAATGTTATCGAG CAATGCTGGTCAAGTGAGGAAGACCTTATCAGTTAAGGCACATGCAGATGGCAGTGGCTATTTTGTTTCTCTGA ATGTCGTCAATAACCTTTTGAAAACTACTGAACGCTTCACTGTTCCTGTGACAACTGCCGAATTCACTGTGATGAAGACTGCTTGCAGT TTTGCATTGCCCCATCTCATGGGCTGGGATCGGTTAACTAATCAGCTGCCGGTGGCTAGCAACAGGAGTTCATCAAAGGTGAACACAGAATCACTTGAATTAGAATGGGATCGGTGA